The following proteins are encoded in a genomic region of Coffea eugenioides isolate CCC68of chromosome 6, Ceug_1.0, whole genome shotgun sequence:
- the LOC113774738 gene encoding putative GDP-L-fucose synthase 2, with protein MSIDKSDKIYVAGHRGLVGSAVVRKLQALGFTNLLLRTHAELDLTVQSAVDAFFAAEKPRYVILSAAKVGGIHANNTYPADFITINLQIQTNIITSSFSHGVKKLLFLGSSCIYPKFAPQPIPESALLTGPLEPTNEWYAVAKIAGIKMCQAYRLQHKFNAISAMPTNLYGPNDNFHPENSHVLPALLRRFHEAKVRGDERVVVWGSGTPLREFLHVDDLADAVVFLLENYSGLEHVNVGSGKEVSIKELAELVREVVGFEGELVWDKSKPDGTPRKLMDNSKIESLGWQPKISLKDGLADTYKWYLENVQQ; from the coding sequence ATGTCGATAGACAAATCCGACAAAATCTACGTAGCAGGCCACCGTGGCTTAGTCGGCTCGGCCGTCGTCCGAAAGCTCCAAGCCTTGGGCTTCACAAACCTCCTCCTCCGCACCCATGCCGAGCTCGATCTCACCGTCCAATCCGCAGTTGACGCCTTCTTCGCCGCCGAGAAGCCCCGCTACGTCATCCTCTCCGCCGCTAAAGTCGGCGGCATCCACGCCAACAACACCTACCCTGCTGATTTCATCACCATCAACCTCCAAATCCAGACCAACATCATCACTTCCTCATTCTCCCATGGCGTCAAGAAACTCCTCTTCCTCGGCTCCTCTTGCATTTATCCCAAATTCGCCCCCCAACCCATCCCCGAAAGCGCGCTGTTGACGGGTCCTTTGGAGCCCACAAACGAATGGTACGCGGTTGCCAAGATTGCTGGGATTAAAATGTGCCAGGCTTATAGACTGCAACACAAATTCAATGCGATTTCGGCAATGCCCACGAATTTGTACGGACCAAATGACAATTTCCACCCCGAGAATTCGCATGTTTTGCCTGCCTTGTTGAGGAGGTTTCATGAGGCTAAGGTTAGAGGGGATGAGAGAGTGGTGGTTTGGGGGAGTGGAACGCCTTTGAGGGAGTTTCTACACGTTGATGATTTGGCGGACGCGGTTGTTTTTTTGCTGGAGAATTACAGTGGTTTGGAGCATGTTAATGTGGGAAGTGGGAAGGAGGTGAGTATAAAGGAATTGGCTGAATTAGTTAGGGAAGTGGTGGGATTTGAAGGGGAGTTAGTTTGGGATAAAAGTAAGCCTGATGGAACTCCTAGGAAGCTTATGGATAATTCGAAGATTGAGTCATTGGGTTGGCAGCCGAAAATTTCGCTGAAAGATGGGCTTGCGGACACGTATAAGTGGTATTTGGAGAATGTTCAGCAATGA
- the LOC113773639 gene encoding late embryogenesis abundant protein At1g64065-like — protein MAENGGEKVYAAATANPYGRVDEELASVAQREERRKKRMKYVAYGAAFVVFQTAVILVFSLVVMKVRTPKFRVRSATFQDFKAATLPTNSSFSTQMFAELCVKNPNFGRYKYQDSTVEFFYQNYKVGEAAIPKGKASFKSTKKFAVPVDLSSTNVPGDVLGSELSQHAWIPLTSRATLNGKVRLMLIFTKKKSTNMSCTMNLNTSSKQLQDLECV, from the coding sequence ATGGCAGAGAACGGGGGAGAAAAGGTTTATGCCGCGGCAACTGCCAATCCTTATGGACGAGTGGATGAAGAGTTGGCCTCGGTCGCCCAAAGGGAAGAGCGTCGCAAGAAGCGAATGAAGTATGTTGCATATGGTGCGGCCTTTGTTGTGTTCCAAACTGCTGTTATATTGGTCTTCTCCCTCGTGGTGATGAAGGTTAGGACGCCAAAATTCCGCGTGAGGTCGGCCACATTTCAGGATTTCAAGGCTGCAACATTGCCCACAAATTCTTCCTTCAGTACCCAGATGTTTGCAGAACTCTGTGTCAAGAATCCGAACTTTGGTCGCTACAAGTACCAAGATAGCACTGTTGAATTCTTCTATCAGAACTACAAGGTAGGGGAAGCTGCGATTCCCAAGGGAAAGGCTAGTTTCAAATCAACGAAGAAATTCGCTGTTCCAGTGGACTTGTCCTCTACCAATGTGCCCGGAGATGTGCTTGGAAGTGAACTGAGTCAACACGCTTGGATCCCTCTGACCAGTCGAGCAACGTTGAATGGAAAAGTGAGGCTAATGTTGATTTTCACGAAGAAAAAGTCCACCAACATGAGTTGCACCATGAACCTCAATACCTCCTCCAAGCAGCTCCAAGACTTGGAGTGTGTATGA
- the LOC113773640 gene encoding late embryogenesis abundant protein At1g64065-like has protein sequence MAENGEQKVYGSATVNPYGRVDEEVASLAQKDERRKKRMKCFAYVAAFAVFQTAVILVFALVVMKVRTPKFRVRSAAFEDFQVSTLTTNASFSTSMITELSAKNPNFGSYKYQDSTVNFFYQNYKVGEAVVPKGKANFRSTKKFTVSVDLNSANVPGNVLGSELSQHAWIPLTSRATLKGKVTLMLMFKKNKSTSMDCTMNLNTSSRQLQELSCK, from the coding sequence ATGGCAGAGAACGGCGAACAAAAGGTTTATGGCTCAGCAACAGTCAACCCTTACGGCCGTGTGGATGAAGAGGTGGCCTCATTGGCTCAAAAGGACGAGCGTCGCAAGAAGCGCATGAAATGCTTTGCTTATGTTGCAGCTTTCGCAGTCTTTCAAACCGCTGTTATATTAGTATTTGCACTTGTCGTGATGAAGGTTAGGACGCCTAAATTCCGCGTAAGGTCTGCTGCATTTGAGGATTTCCAGGTTTCAACATTGACCACAAATGCTTCCTTCAGCACTAGCATGATTACAGAACTTTCTGCCAAGAATCCAAATTTTGGTAGTTACAAGTACCAAGATAGCACTGTTAACTTCTTCTATCAGAACTATAAGGTAGGGGAAGCAGTGGTTCCTAAGGGAAAGGCTAACTTTAGGTCAACAAAGAAATTCACCGTTTCGGTGGATTTGAATTCTGCCAATGTGCCCGGGAATGTATTGGGAAGTGAATTGAGTCAGCATGCTTGGATCCCTCTGACTAGCCGAGCAACATTGAAAGGAAAAGTGACgctaatgttaatgttcaagAAAAATAAGTCCACCAGCATGGATTGCACCATGAACCTCAATACTTCATCGAGGCAGCTCCAGGAATTGAGCTGCAAATGA